attcacagagaaactcacagtaacgaccaggaggacgatagataacaacaaataaaactgctttttgggacttccaaattggatggacaagactaagagtcaagctttcaaatgaattaaagctctgtctgggtttttgattaattaataagctggaatggaagattgctgctaatcctccgcctcggcccgtgctacgagcgttctggcagttagtgtgactcgggggtgttgactcatttaaactaacatattcatcctgctgtaaccaggtttctgtaaggcagaataaatcaatatgttgatcaattattatatcatttaccaacagggacttagaagagagagacctaatgtttaatagaccacatttaactgttttagtctgtggtgcagttgaaggtgctatattgttttttctttttgaatttttatgcttaaataggtttttgatggttattggtggtctgggagcaggcaccgtctccacagggatggggtaattaggggatggcagggggagagaagctgcagagaggtgtgtaagactacaactctgcttcctggtcccaaccctggatagtcacggtttggaggatttaagaaaattagccagatttctagaaatgagagctgctccatccaaagtgggatggatgccgtctctcctaacaagaccaggttttccccagaagctttgccaattatctatgaagcccacctcagaacttgtaaatttccacagtcattgatgatatggggctgcatgtcaggtaaaggcactggggagatggctgtcattacatcagcaataaatgcacaagtttacgttgatattttggacacttttcttatcccatcaattgaaaggatgtttggggatgatgaaatcatttttcaagatgataatgcatcttgccatagagcaaaaactgtgaaatcattccttgcaaaaagacacatagggtcaatgtcatggcctgcaaatagtctggatcttaatccaattgaaaatctttggtggaagttgaagaaaatggtccatgacaaggctccaacctgcaaagctgatctggcaacagcaatcagagaaaggtggagccagattgatgaagagtactgtttgtcactcattaagtccattccTCAgacactgcaagctgttataaaagccagatgtggtgcaacaaaatactagtgatgtgttggagtgttcttttgtttttcatgattccataattttttcctcagaattgagtgattccatatttttttccctgtgcttggtctaaacaagtaaccgttactgattgccacaatttttgtttcctgatttcttatagtgtttcttaaagccagaaagttgccatttgaaatgactttagttttgtgtcatgtctgtgatctgctttttttctacaaaattaaacaaccgaatgaacatccttcgaggccggtgattccataatttttgccaggggttgtagatgtagcgacgaactgtgttaactgacagtgttcctgagcccacgcggtaagatcctttacacaatgatgtcggtttttaatgcagtgccacctgagggattgaaggtcacgggcgttcagtgttgtttttcagccttgctgtttatgtgtagaaagttctctaaaTTCtctatcttctgattatattatggactgtagatgatggaattcctaaattccttgcaattgaacattgagaaacattgttcttaaactgttggactatattttcacacagttgttcacaaagtggtgatcctcaccccatctttgcttgtgaacggctgagctttatggggatgctccttttatacccaatcgtgacattcacctgtttccaattaacctgttcacctgtggaatgttccaaacagatgttctttgagcattcatcaactttcccagtcttttgttgccccgccccaacttttttgaaacgtgttgcaggcatccatttcaaaatgagcaatatcttaaatattattaaatatcttgtctttgtggtgtattcagttgaatataggttgaagaggatttgcaaatcattgtattctgtttttatttacattttagacaacgtcccaactttattggaattggggttgtaatcatAATGGACAAAAAGCTTTACCTCTGCTGTTGTCATAGATTCCGGCTTACCTTCTCCAGGCCTCTGCCCTACCTGCCCAGTGGAAGCGTCGTCGTCGCCGCGGTAAAGGCAGTGGCCAGATGGTAAAGTTAGGGATCTGTCTGGCATTTTCCTCGTATGACTCCTGTACTGCACAAGGATCATGGTGTCCCCTCACGGTGCCCCAGTGCTTCCTTGCTTGGCTCGCCCGGCGTGGGATAAATTTCCACAACCTGAGGATGGTGCTCCGTGTTCAGCAGTTTGCTGAGCCACAGGTTCCAGCTCTGACCAGAATTGGCCTGGTTAATGCCAGATCGCTGGTaatcaaaacttttattttaaaggatcTATTTAACTCCCATGATCTGGATGTCCTGTGTGTAATGGAGGCGTGGATGAAGGCTGGTGAGTGCAGCCCTCGTGTGGAACTCTTACCGGCTGATTGTTCTTATTTTAACTCTGCGGGCGCTGGGCCAAGGAGGAGGAACGGCGACTGTTTTTAACGGAACTTTTAACTGTAAACAGTGTCCTGCGTCCTTCTCCAGGTTTGAGCTGACTGTCTTTGAAGTTGGTGGCTCAGACCTGGTGCTCTGTGCCATCATCTACTGGCCCCCAAAATGTAATGAGTTCATAGGTGAGTTTTCAAACTTCCTTGCAGGAGTGATGTCCAGTTATGACCGTGTCCTTCTTGTCAGTGATTTTAATCTCCATGTCTACTGTCCTGATCAGCCTCTGGTGAAGGACTTTTTAAACATCTCAGACTCTTTTAATTTGAAGCAGTGTGTGTTGAGCTCCACACACTAGACTTGGTTTTCTCTTATGGTCTGACTCTGTCAGACTTGGAGATCGGTGACTGTGTGTTTtctgatcattcaccacttttatTTAGTGTCGATTTCTCCCGTGTGGCAGCTAAACATTGCACCCCCATCAGGCTCTGTCAGGCTTTTAACCCCCTCACTGCCGGAAGATTCTCAGCTGCCTTCTCTGCTGTCTGTGCACCCCGATTCAGCCTACGTTGATACAGAGGAGTTCTGCTCCTGGTTCAACTCCTGCCTATCTGTGATGACTCTGTGGCAGTCTGAGGCGCGACCCTGGTTCAGTGACAGAACCCGTGCAGCCAGGCGCGAATGTCGCAGAGCCAAACGCAGGTGGAAGGAGGACAAGCTGCAGGTTTCATTTCAAATTTTAAAGGACCACTGGTGTTGTTATCAAGACATTTTTAAGGAATCCAGAAGAGGGTATCTGTCAAGCATAATCACAGAGAACTACAAAAACTGTTCAGAACAGTGGACTCTGTCCTGAACGTCCCACAGCCCTTAGGTTTGGAAACATCCATTGATGTGTGTAATAGTTTTCTGTACTTTTTCATTGAGAAGGTTGCTTCTGCAAGAGCTTATTTCTCCACTCACCTTTGACCCCTCTGTCCCTGTTCCTTGCCCAGGAGTCTTCAGTGGATTTGAACCTGTGACTCTGTCACTGTGGCCCACATAAAACCATCAGGTTCTCCTCGTGACACGGTCCCTCTTCACTTCCTTAAAGAAGCTTTTTCTACCTTCGGGCAGTCGGTTCTGACTGTTATAAATAGCAGCCTGTCCTCTGGTGTCGTCCCTGTAAGATtcaaacacacagtaatacagccTCTGCTGAAGAAGCCTGGACTTGACAGCACAGTTTTAGTGAATTTCAGCCCAATCTCCAAGCTGTCATTTATTCTGTAGAAAATTGTTTCTGCACAACTAAAAGCTTTCCTTGATGAACACAACATAATggaggtttttcagtctggttttaaaatgttgcattgCACAAAAACTGCCCTTTTAAaaatttttaatgacattttaatagCAAATCATAGCAGCAACTATGTTGTTCTTGTCTTGCTCGACTTAACCGCTGCCTTTGACACTGTAGACCAGGGTTATTCAACTATATTTTTCCGGGGGCCAAATTTGTCAGAATACTATGATCTGTGGGCTGGACATTCTCGTGACCTGTACTATTACTCTCGGATGTACAATTGAGACAAATACTACTGCATTTCTTTTTCccattttatttaacagaacatcAAAAGTATATACTAATGAAGTCACTGCATGTGGGAAAGTGCAGCAGCCTGTCATTAAGATCACATGCGAAAAtgtcttttatttatatatatatatatatatatatataccatcaaCCACTGTTTTATCCTCCCCTGAAGACTCAGATTAAGACCATTCAAATGATGCATGATATCACttaaaaagcacatttctgaGACAAATTTCTCACCCAGCATTTTTGTCAGAAATGTTTCAGCCTTCTTGTGCTTGCATTCACATAGAAAGGTGATAATTTCCTCCCTCAGTTCACAGACCACCTGATGTTGTGTAAAAGTAGTTCAGAGTGCTCAGCTGACATATCAGCAAGTAGTCTGCGAAACAACCTGTGCTGAAGACTGGATGTTGCTCTGATAAAGTTCACTGCAGCAATCACAGAGTCCACTGTACTTTTCAACTCACCACTAAGCTGAGAGCAGAGGACACTCTGGTGAATGAGACAGTGGACAGACTGTAGTATTGGTGCAGCAGCAGATGGTCCTTTGACGCTTCCTGCCATTGAGGGAGCTCCATGTGTAACCAGCAGGTTAATACGCTCCAGGTCCAGTCCATTGTCTTTAAAAAAGCAATAAGcttttggaaaattatttcccctgTTGTTTGTCCTTCCAATGGAATTAGGCCCAACAGATCCTCCTTGAAACAGTCACCGTTGAAAAACCGCACATACAAAGTTGTGCTATATCGGAGCTGTCAGTTGACTCATCCACAGCCAGCGACATGAATTCAACTTTCTTCAAGTGACTTAGAAGAGTCTCCAAAAACATCTGTGACTGAAACATCCAGTTGTCTTGCAGCTGTTGTATCTGACAGAGGGATTAACTTGATTGAAGACATTACCTGCTGTTTTAGCTTGTGCGCTCCCACCTCGTCGCTGGCAGCTAATATGCATGCTTTAACTGTTTTGGAGTCAGTTGGCATTTTCTTTTTAGCAAGAACCCACGCAACACGCAGGGATGCTGCtgttgtcttctgttgcagagtgCAGCTATGGGAGAAGATTGCAGTGCTTCGCTTGTAGTTCATATTAAGTCCTTTTATTGTTATTTGATGAGCATCACAATCCGGTGCATATTCATTGTCAAAACGGGAGTGAGTCGTAATGAAGTGCCTCTGCACGTTATATTCCTTATTCACTGCGCAACAGTCTCAACACAGCAGGCACATAGGATTGCCTTCAGCATTTTCTACGTGCACATATTCATCAGTCCAGTCACTATTAAATCTTCTATGTTCGTTGTCAACTTTACGTCACTTCTCCTTTGAATGCGCCCTGTTTTTGTCGTCTTCTTCGTTCGAGTttattggcagtttgcaaaccaatacggtacattaccgccaccaatTGGTCAAGTGCCCGCAATGCCTTCACGTGAGGTGGGACTGTTTGGAAACAGTGCTGACGTGCCGTAAAGGATTCAACGTACCGCAAAGCGCCACAAAATAACGTAAAATGCCGAAAATTGGCGAATGCGCTTTGTAGCGGCTTTTGATCgtgtatttattaatatttatgggtAAATGGGCCGCGGGCCTCCTGTTGAGTAGCCCTGCtgtagaccacagaattttgtaaaATTGTCTGCAGCAGCTAGTTTGCATCGGTGGTTGCGCCCTGGACTGACTTAGGTCCTATTTAGCAGACCACAATATGAGCATTGCTCTTGGGGTTTGTGAATCCTCTTCTGCTCCACTTTTTCAcggggtcccacagggttcaattttagGACCCTTGTGTTTCTCCCTGTATCTGCTACCACTTGGGTCTATCCTCAGAAAACATGGTgtggattttcattgttatgctgatgacagccaaATATATGTCCCCCTGAGGAAGTGTtgccttttctctcaaacctCTGCTGTCATGTCTTGAGGATATTAAGGCCTAGATGGCCCTAAATTTCCTAAAATTTAAACAAGAAAACCAAGGTGATTGTGTTTGGCCCCGGCAGCTCTTGTGTACCCTCCCCTGTTGATTTGGGTCCATTGGCAGTTTATGTGAAGAGTACTGTTACTAATTTAGGTTTTAAGATGGGCAGCAATTTTAAATTGGATCGCCAAATTAGTGCAGTAGTTATGTCTAGTTCCTTTCACCTCAGGCAGCTTGCTCAGGTGAAGCTTTTTCTCGCACTTCGGCACTTTGAAACAGTAATCCGTGCCTTCATTACCtctcggctggattactgtaatgcactttattttggagttagccagtcctcccttgcatgtctccagttggttcagaacCCTGCCGCTCGTCTGCTAACTGGAGTATGgcagagggagcacattacaccgatcctagcctccctccactggctgcctgtgcgcTTTAGGGTTAATTTTcagattcttttttgtttttaaatctttaaatggccccgCCCCGCCCtccctctctgagctgcttcacccCTTTGCCCCTGCACAGTGCCTCTGCTCAGCTGGTCATCTGCTCCTTGAGGTACCGAGGTCCAAGCGAACACACAGAGGGGATCGAGCGTTTTCTGATGCAGCTTCTAAAGTTTGGACTGATCTACCTGCACATTACGCctcttcactgtctgtttttaaaatcaatcttaaaacccacttttatgaggtctgttagaaaagtatccaacctttttattttttgcaacaaccttatggatttgaatcatgtgtgcttgcatcagccaagcttgaacctttgtgcgcatgcatgagttttttcacgcctgttggttgtgtcattcgcctgtgagcaggctttgagtgagcagtggtccaccccctcgtcggattttcattgcgaggaaaatgtctgaatgatttggagctttgctgaatcacatttttccagaaactgagagacagccaggtggaaaccattcggaagattcagatggctttcagggacgattctatggggatcacacagattaaggagtgttacaaccggtttaaagacggcacacaatggctgagggcgcactgaaaagatgtgcggaggaattcacacgttgggacagagccgcatggcgcagaacaaaaagcaacgccgtgatgaagcctcacaggacatgttgtggcatgtccagctcgtccacaatttctcggatagtcacacgactgaaaagccaccaaaagccgtctgaatcttccgaatggtgcaagagctgggcatgttgcaacatgtcctgtgagaccaacacggaagtgcttttgtcctgcgccattagtggctccgtggcgaattcctccgctcctctttccatgacaaaaactcttgtaacagtggaatgtgccgaaaaagtgctatgtccacatcttctgacaTTTCTCTGGTaggcagacgatgtcccggatcaacacagcattcactttggaaatgatctggtcgtttcagcctgaagATcactgctcggagcgcggcggaccctcagccattgtgcgccgtctttaaaccggttgtaacactccttaatctgtgtgatccccatagaatcgtccctgaaagccgtctgaattttccaaatggtttccacctggctgtctctcacagtttctggaaaaatttgatgcagcaaagttccaaatcgttcagacattttcctcgcaatgaaaatccgacgaggggggtggaccactgctcactcaaagcctgctcacaggcgaatgacgcaaccgacaggcgtgaaaaaactcatgcatgcgcacgaaggttcaagcttggctgatgcaagcgcacatgattcaaatccataaggttgcaaaaaataaaaaggtcggatacttttctaacagacctcgtattcactggcttttaacacaatatgagactttgctttgttttagttgttttccttgtttattgttgttgggttgctttgttgtttttatgaccttcatgtgcagcactttgtttcagttttggCTTTTCAAAAGTGCTCGATcaataaagttgagttgagtctTTCAGATCCTGTCTCACGTCTCTTGTAGGTAATATTTTTAATCATGTAATCAgtttctctgattggctgtctctCGTCTGGCAGGTACTACTGTAACGTGTGCGACTGTGTGGTGAAAGACTCCATCAACTTCCTGGATCACATCAATGGCAAAAAACGTGAGCTGAGTCTTGAGGGCAGAGCTGACATCTGGCTTTTGGGGCCGGCAAAGTGGCGTGGATAATGTGGCGTTTGTTTTACAGATCAGAGGAATCTGGGCATGTCGATGCGTGTGGAGCGGTCATCTCTGGACCAGGTGAAGAAACGCTTTGAGGTCAACAAGAAGAAGCTGGAGGAGAAGCAGAAGGAGTACGACTTTGAGGAGCGTATGAAGGAGCTGAGGGAGGAGGTGAGGAGAGCTCAGTTGCACCCCCTGGTGGGCAAGGGGCATGTCTGTTGATTTGGTGATGATTTTTTCATTCTCAGTCCTTGTGGttgttgttgatctgcaggaggaGAAGGCCAAAGCCTACAAGAAGGAAAAGCAGAAGGAGAGGAAGCGGCGAGCGGAGGAGGATGTGGACTTTGAGGAGGATGATGAGATGGCCGCCGTTATGGGCTTCTCAGGCTTCGGCTCATCGAAGAAAAGCCACTGAGGAACGGTGTGAAGGACTGTAAGCTGAAGAAGGTTCCCTGGCAGCCTTTGGCTCGCTGGATCCAGATCAGACTTTAAAGACAGGAAACATGCCGGCTCTTATTTTGGTCAAAGCTGCCAAGCTGCTGACATTTGGACCCAAAATTAAAATTCATCCGGTAATTTGAGAGCGGTCCGGTGTATCTGTGTGTCTTCTCCCGTAACTCAGTGACTCACTCCTCCAAGATCAGGCAGGTTTGGTTCCAGGGTCATTTTAAATTATTCTTCTCAGTTGGAGGTAAAATTGTCTTTAGTAAAACTCAAAATActtaaataaaaatggaaataactttttggctgttttctctttgcTGAAGTGTACAAAGTTAAAAAGGGTTTCTTTGAAGGTTTAATCTTTTGTTTAGGGAGGGACTCGGacaaaagctgctgttttttcacatcgaaaggagcccgCTGAAGTGGTTCTGCCATTGGGTGAGGATGCCCTCTGGTGGCCTCCCCATGGATGTCTCCAGGCATGTCTAACTTGGAGGAGCCccggtgaagacccaggacacgttggagggattatatttcccagtttgCCTGGGAACGCCATGGGGaatagttacaggacttggccgatgatagggaagtgtgggatgagatgCTTGGTCTGTCACCACAGTCCACCACCATTATTAGTCTTTAACTAATGTTTAAGTCTTGATCCTTAGTCTCGGTCTCTCTCTTAGTAAATCGGAgtgctggtgcttcctgtttcattgtctggttgtcagacttggactctaaccagagaCCTCAGGTGatgactgcatgtctttggtaccaggtctcttcagaggattcaTGGGCACCACTGGAAAGACTTTTTGTCAAAGGAGTTACttggtgagactcagatgaggagttttAAATTTATATTCCAGCCCACCAGCAAACACATCGGTGATGGTGGGAAGAAAAACTCCTTCTGTGTTATTTGATTAGAAAACCTCAAATCTAACCCCTGACCCAAATcaagagaacaaaaacaaaaaaagcagtgATTCTTGCCTTTCATTTGACTTCTGGTTCATCTCTGACAGTGACCCAGAGATGCAGtatttcatctttgtgttgtcAGTTTGATTTCACTTGttaatatttgtttatttacatttgagGATAAAACACATTCAAAAAAATATTGGGATGAAAGAAAGAATGAAGTTACTTCAAACAGGTGACCAATCTGGTACAAAACCAGTATCCAGTAAAGGCAAAGTCTCGGAGGACCAAGGATGGACAGAGGATCTCCACTTGGTCACTGAATGTGTGAGAAATTatagaaatgttttaaaacaatCTTCCTCACAGATCGAAGGGATTTAAATATTTTTGCTTCAACAGTGCAAAGTATCAAATGATTCAAGTAATCTGGAGGAATGTCAGTGAGTAAACAACTGAACACCTGTAAACTCTGATCCCTCAGAGAGCACTGCATCAGGAATCCTCATTCATCAACAGGTGATATAATCACACAGGCAAGAGATAACTTTTGGAAACCTTTGGCAAtgcagttacattcacaaatgcactTAAAATTTTACTGTGCAGAAAAGACACCTGATGTTCACCCTGTCCAGAAGCAGAGTCAACTTCTCTGGGCTCGGAggaatctgggttggaccatcacactggGAACGTGTACTGCTGTCAAATCAGTACTCcaaacccttttattttttagaAGAAGAAATGAACACTGTGTGCTCTAGACCAAAGgcaaaaaggaccatccagactgttatcagcagcaAGTCCAAAACCCAGGATCTGTCCTGGTCTGGGGTTTTGTCAGTGTCCTTGTCGAAGGTCATTTACACTCTGTgatgcagcattaatgcagaaaagtacactgagatcTGAGAGCACcacatgctgccttcaagacgacatcttttccagggacgtccatgtatttttcaacaagatgatacaaaaccacattctgcacacatgacTGCAGAAGGAAGCGGGgatgggtactggactggccaTGGACGTGTTTGGAGGGAGAACACGACAAAATAAGACCTGAAATGTGTCACAGCTTCATGTCCTCGACAGCAAAATGATTTTAATGTGTTGTGAGCAGAAACTttgtttatgtagcacttttcttaAGTCAGAAAGCGTTTAAGGAGACTTAAAACCAAACGTTCAGTACAATGAGAGTTCAAACAAGAAATGAAATCAAACAAGCATTTCAAGAGGAATACAAACAAACACTGCGCTGAAATCATCCAACATTTCCAAAAGCCTTCagaaagaaaaaggttttaaggtGTGATTTCAAAGAAGCTCATGATGTCGTGCCTCTGACTTCAACGGGCAGAGTTCCAGTGTCAGGGCTGAGGGTTCTGTCTCCTTTCATCACAAACTCACTTTGGTATAAGAGCCGAGTCCAGGTTAGGACCTGACACTGAGCCTGGTTTCAGACCTGACACTGAACATAGTCTTGGATGTGACACAGC
This genomic window from Thalassophryne amazonica chromosome 9, fThaAma1.1, whole genome shotgun sequence contains:
- the zmat2 gene encoding zinc finger matrin-type protein 2 translates to MASSSGLSKNDFRRKWDKDEYEHLAQKRLVEERERERERRDGKTVPPVKRDLLRHRDYKVDLESKLGKTIVITKTTPQAEMGGYYCNVCDCVVKDSINFLDHINGKKHQRNLGMSMRVERSSLDQVKKRFEVNKKKLEEKQKEYDFEERMKELREEEEKAKAYKKEKQKERKRRAEEDVDFEEDDEMAAVMGFSGFGSSKKSH